The DNA sequence TACTGCGGTACGGTCTGGACTCGCAGCAGGCTTATCTGCTTGTTTCATTCGGCTTTTCTTCTCTTTGCCTTGCTCCTGCAGCGAGTTGCGTTCCCAGAATACGCCGTCCTGATAGCCTTGGATCGCAGGGTCTTCATCGGCCTTGTCGAGCCGCTTTTCCGCCAGGCAGGCGTATGTTTCGTCCAATTCAATGCCGATATAGCGCCGTCCAAGCTTCTTGGCTACGACCGAAGTCGTACCCGAACCGAGGAAGGGATCGAGAACGACATCGCCTTCGTTGGAGCTGGCCAGAATGATCTTCGCGACAAGCTTCTCCGGCTTTTGCGTCGGATGGTCTGTATTCTCGGGCATCGACCAGAAGGGGACGGTCAAGTCGGTCCACAGGTTGGAGGGATGGGTTAGCCGATAGTTGCCGCTGTCCTGCTCCTCCCAATCCTTCGGCTTGCCTTCGGCATTGCGGTAAGGAGCAAGCACCTTTCGCTTCATCTTGACCCGGTCGACATGGAACGTATATTCGCGGCTTTTCGTGCAGAACCAGATGTCTTCGGATGCATTTTTCCAATTCGTCAGGGCGCCCCGCCCTTTTTCCCTCTCCCATGTAATGCGGTTTTGAATATGCAAATATTGAGAGGCCACCTCAAAGATGGAATGGCTGGAGCGCCAGTCTCCGCATATGTAGACAGACGCATGCGGCTTCAGCACAGGCATCAGGCGCGAGAACCATGAATCCAGCCAGGCGGTATATTGATCGGCATCCATCTTGGCGAATGTTTTGCCGTTGAAGGATTTGCTGATATTATAGGGCGGGTCGATGAACAGCAGGTCGACGAATTCCCTCGGCAAGTAATCCAGTGTTTCGAAGAGGTCTTGCTGAATGGTCGTATCCAGGATGGCATCCGCTGTCACAGGCTCGTGGAGGCGGACCAGGCGGCTGGCGTAACGGGCAGCTTCTTCCGGCTGCAGCGTCATCGTGCGATTTCGCCCGGCACGTTTTTTTTTCATGCGGTGGCTGTGTCAATGTGGGTCCCTCCATAGCAAAAAAATGATACACGTATTATAGCACATTTGCAGGGAAATAGAATTTATGTTCGCCTTCGGTTTTCACTTGCCAGTGCAACCCGTATAATGGAAGGGAAATAGAGGAGGGAGCCCTTATGCAGGAGACACTGTTCCAGTGGTTTGCCGATCGATTCGGGAAGCCGACCGCCATGCAGCGGGAAGCGTGGCGGGCCATTGAACGCGGCAGCCACACCCTGATCGCCGCGCCGACCGGATCAGGCAAGACGCTGGCTGCTTTTTTCCCTTGCCTGAAGCGGATTGTGGAAGGGAAGGCGAAGCCAGACGGCAGACGCGGCGTACGCGTGCTGTATGTGACGCCGCTCAAGGCGCTCAACAATGACGTATACGAGCATATTGTCGGCTTTGCCGCGGAATGGCGAAGTCGGCTGTCTCCAGCTGTCGCCGATCAATATGCCGTGCATGCCGCTGTAAGAACTGGCGATACACCGCAGAGCACGCGCGCTTCTATCTTGCGGCAGCCGCCGGATGTGCTCGTTACGACGCCGGAATCGCTCTATTTGATGCTCACCTCGCCGAAGGCCAGAGAGGTGCTGCGTACCGTGCATGCCGTGATCGTTGATGAGATCCATGCGCTGGCGGCCTCTTCTCGGGGAGCGCATCTCTCGCTGTCGCTGGAACGGCTGGCTGCGTTAGCGGAGCAGCCCCTGCAGCGTATCGGCGTTTCCGCAACCCAGAAACCGGTAGACCGTGTCGCCCGATTTCTAAGCGGCTGGGAACAACGAGGGGAGCCCCGGCCGGTCGAAGTAGTAGAAAGCCGCGAAGAGAAGCCGCTGCATGTACAGGTAACCGTGCCGGATCGCACCGTTCCGCTCGGCAGCGGCGGCCGGGACGCCGCTTGGCAGCCGCTGCTGCATGTGCTCGCAGCACAAATGGAGGGAGCCCGATCGGTCATTGTCTTCGTGAACAGCCGCCGGCTGGCGGAACGTCTGACATTGCGGCTCAATGATTTCTTTGGCGGCGAAATCGCCCGTTCCCATCATGGAAGCGTCTCTCGGGAGAAGCGGCTGGAGGCCGAGCGGCTTTTGCGTGAGGGCAACCTTCGCTGCATCGTGGCGACCTCCTCCTTGGAACTCGGCATCGATATCGGTTATATCGACAAGGTGATTCAGCTCGATTCGCCCGGTGAAGCTGCCGCGGGCATTCAACGAATTGGCCGCGCCGGCCATGCCGTGCAAGGGGAAAGCCGCGGAGTGATCGTCGCGCGGATGCCTGGCCAGCTCGCAGAATCTGCAGTGCTTGGCCGTCTGATCCGGGGGCGCGAGATAGAAGATATTCACATTCCTCGCCAATTGCCGGACGTCTTGTGCCAGCAAATCATTGCGATGGTAGCCGTCGAGTCTATGCCGGTCGATGAGCTGATCCGGCGGATCGATCGCAGCGACAGCTACACCGGCATGCCGCGCGAAGAGCTGGAGAGATGGCTGCGCCTGCTTTCGGGGTACTATCCATTCGTCAAGCCGCTCTTGCATTGGCATAGGGAACCGGGACTGCTCGAGCCAACGGCAAAGACAGGTCCCGCAGCTATTATGGGCGCTGGCACTATACCGCGCTCGGCGAACTATGCGGTTGTGCACAGTGAATCCAGGCAGCGTATCGGCGATCTGGACGAAGAGTACGTTCAGGAGAGCAGGCCGGGCGACGTGTTTCAGCTTGGCGCGCAGGCATGGATGATTCGGCGGATGGACCCGGACCGAATCTGGGTAACGGAGGTGCGCAATCCTTACAGCGAAATTCCGTTTTGGCGTTCAGAGGCCGCTGGCCGTTCGTTCAAGCTTGGGACAAGAATCGGCTGCTTTCATGAAGAGTTCATTGCTCGGTTGAAGCAGGATGTGAAAGCAGCGGAAAATTGGCTGGCAGGGGAATACAGCATGGAGCCGCAGGCTGCTGAGCAGCTGACGTCCTTGTTCGTTCGCCAGCTGGATGTTTGCCCGGTGCCGACAAACGAGCGAATCGTGCTGGAGCATTTCCGCGATGTGGATGGGAAGATGCATATCGTGCTGCACACAGTCTGGGGTCTGCGGGTAAACCGAGCCTGGATGATGGCAGTCGAGCAGCTGCTGAAACAAGTCTCGTCCTCCGGCGTGTATGCGAACGCCAAAAACAACGGTGTGGAAATAGTTTTTCCCGAATGGGATTCTTCTTGGCTGTCCCAGCTTTGGAAGGTGAATGCCGGGAACGCGGAATCCTTGCTGCGCGAAGCGCTGGCGGGCAGCGCAATGTTCGCAGTCGCCTTTCGTCGCATGGCGGAAACCTCGTTGCTTTTATCCAGGGGATACAGTCGCGTGCCAATGTGGCGGCAGCGGCTGCGCAGCGAGGAGCTGCTGAAGGAAGCGCTGCCCTACGCAGATGATTTCCCGCTGCTGGAGGAAGCGCTCCGCCACTGCATGCTGGAGTGGGGCGATCTGCCCAGGCTGCTCGAAGTGCTGCGGCGAATGGAAGAAGGGTATCTGCAGGTGGACGTGGTGGAAACTGAAATGCCGTCCCCGTTTGCCTCGCAATTTCTGGCCGATTACATCAATACCCGCATTTATGAGGCTGATGCATTCGGTCCCGAGCTGCAGGCGCAGCTGCTGCATGTTCAGAGGGAGGCCGCCGCACATTGGCTCGGTACAGACACATGGCGAAATACCGTGCCGGCTGAGGCGTTGGAAGAAGTGAGGGGACATCTGGAGCAGGAAGCAAGGGCAATCGACAATGAGGAAGCGGTCTATCAACTTCTAAAGAAGCGGGGCGACTTGTCCGATCGCGAGCTGCTGCAAGCCATTCGCTCCAGTTGGCGGCAGACGAGTCCAGTGGAACAGCAGCAGGAGTCATTCCCTGGCGAGCAGGATGCTCCGGCCTCCTTCCCGGATTTGGCGCCGGACGAAGGGCAAGTGCAGGAATGGGTGCGGCAATTGAAGCGGCAGAAGCGGATTATGCTGCAGCCGTACGGGCAGGAACAACGGTGGATATGCTGTGACGAGCAACATGATTATGCCAATCTGGCGGCATCGCCAAGAGCCCAGCTGCTTGTTCTGACCCGCTTCATGGATCACAGGCTGTCCTTCACCAAAGCCGAAATCTCGCGACGATATCAATTGGAACCGGTCTTGGTCGAGCAATGGTTAGCCGCTCAAGTCGAACAAGGCAGGGTGGAAGCCGCGCCATTCGCGGATGTAGAGGAGTCGACCGGCGAGCCTGACCATTGGCTCAGCGCCAAGGTAGCCAGCCGTCTGCTGCGCGTTTCGCTTCACCATATTCGACGCAATACGAAGCCGCTTCCTCCCGAAGCTTGGTGTGCCTACCTCATGCATGAGCACGGCTTGCTTCCCGGCAGGCAGGCGGCAGGCAGTGCAGGATTGCTGCAGGCTATTCGCCGCTTGCAAGGCTTGTTTTTCCCACTATCGCAGTGGGAGAGTTTGATCTTCCCCTCCCGACTGCGGGGATACCGCAAACGGGATCTGGATGAACTTTGCGCCTCCGGTGAAATCATCTGGATGGGCCGCAAAGAGCCGCAAGCCCGGGAAGGGAGCATCGCGTTTTTCCTTCGTGAAGATGAGGAACTCTACCGTCCGTTCCTCAGGAGGAATGGTGAGACGAATCAGCCTGAACTGCTCCAATTGCTGCGGACACGCGGCGCCAGTTTCTTGACCGAATTGGCCCGCGCTCGCGGTCAGGCGCCATCAGACACATTATCTGCCCTAATGGATCTCGTCTGGGAGGGACATGTCTCCAACGACCAGTTTGCGCCGCTGCGCTTGCAGAGCGCTCGCCGAGGGAGCGGCTTTGCCCGCGCAGGCTCCGGGCAAGGCCGGTGGTTCGCCCTGTTAACCAAGGGCGACTCTGAGTCGATTGCCGATCGGGAGCAAGCTGCAGAACCTTTATCTCCTGCTCCGCCGGCGCAGACAAGTGTTGCAGCAAATTCGGGCAAAGCAGCAACGGCCGCCAACTTAACAAGCGCCTCGGAGTGGGCGCTGCATCTGCTGCGCCAATTCGGTATCGTTTCGCGCGAAATAGCATCATTCGCCCCTTATTCTTGGGACTCGTTGCAAGGCATCTATCGTCAGCTGGAAGAATGGGGACATGCTGTACGAGGCTTTTTTATCGAGGGAGCAGAATCGTTGCAGTGGATGTCCAAGGAAACGGCGGAGCAGCTAGGCAAGCGCAGTCCCATAGTGAAAACATCGCATCCAGATGACGATGCCGTATCATTGCGCATGCTTGTTCCATTGAATCGGGCAGACCAGAAGGATGCCGAAGCAGAAGCATCAGCCAGACGTAAGCCGACCGGAGAGATGTGGGTACTGTCAGCAGTAGATCCGGTTAATCCGTACGGCATATGGCTGCCGTGGCCGCAAAAAGAAGGAATCGCGTTCAGTAGAAAAAATGGTCATTACTTGCTGTTTCGAGACGGTCGTTGGGCCATATGGATCGAGCAGGCGGGAAAAAAGATTTCGCACCTCGAGCCGTGGACCGGAGAACAGGAAGAGGTGCGGCAGTTCAAACAAGCACTGCAGCAAATGATGCATACTCGCGGAATGAAAAAAATCAGAATCGAAACGTGGAACGGAGTACCTGCCGCCGAGTGTGAAGCCGCCGAAATCCTGCAACGGCAAGGCGCTGAACGTGACCAGTCCGCCTTAGTCTTCTGGCCAAGCTCCTTCTGAAGCGCGCGATCGAGGCGGAGTTCCTGAGAGTCATGCCCGTAACTCAAGTAGTGGTGCCTGAGTGTCACGCCATACCTTGAGTTGCGGCTTCCTGAGTGATCTGCCTATATCTTGGTTCAGACAGACACCTCCTGAGCGAACTGCCTATACTGTGGATCGGATCGAACCCTTCCTGGTCACTTTGCCCATATCGGGTGGAGGTGCTTCCTGAGTGATCTACCTATATCTTGGCTCAGTCACCTCCTGAGCGAACTGCTCACATCATGGTTCGGACACCTCCTGAGCGAACTGCTCACATCATAGTTCGAGTACCTTCTGAGCGATCTCCGATATCTTGGGTCGGATTTTCTGAGCTTTTCACCTTATGTGGCTGTAGTTTTCTCTTTATGTGACCGCATTTAATTAGCGCTTTATACACGTTGAGAATGTCCTTTTTTTTTGTTTTATAGGCATGAGTCACAGGAGCCAGCTTTAAAGTGATATAGGCATGAGCCACAGGAACCAGCTTCAAAAGTGATATAGGCACGAGCCACATGAACCAGCTTCAAAGTGATATAGGCATGAGTCACAGGAGCCAGCTTCAAAGTGATATAGGCATGAGCCACAGGAACCAGCTTCAAGAGTGATATAGGCATGAGCCAAAGGAGCCAGCTTCAAAGTGATATAGGCACGAGCCACAGGAACCAGCTTCAAGAGTGATATAGGCATGAGTCACAGGAGCCAGCTACAAAGTGATATAGGCATGAGTCACAGGAGCCAGCTACAAAGTGATATAGGCATGAAACACAGGAAGCTCCATTTCCGCAGGTAAGGTCCAGTACTCTGCAGCTAGGCGGGAAGCTCAGCGGCCCGCATTCTGCAAACCACAGATGCGAGTGATCGGCCGTAATCAGTATGAAGTCACTTCAGTAAATCATGCGTCCGAGCGGTCCGTCTTCGAGAATCATATCCTGCACGCTGTATACCGAGATCGGAAAATAGGGGAACTGGTATACGTAGGGTGCGATTTCGTACACTTGATAGTAGATCACCAGCGCCTTGTCCGCGATATAGTAATCTGCGTCTGGTCGAACTATCGGCGGATCGGTCAGCAGCGGGACGTCCCTTTCTCTAATTTGGGCACGGACCATTTCGGTTAGTTTCTCCTCAAAGCCGCTATTCGGTTTAAACAGCTCCGCCAACGTATAAGGACGGCCTGTTTCGGCATCGAATGTGAGTGATTTCTGGAGTGTCAAGCCGTGAGCGCCGCCACTGAAGGTATAGTTGAAAAGCGAGAGGCTTAACACGTTTCGTTCATTTGTCTTCACCTCATAGTATCCCGTCGATTCCGCCTGCGGATTGCTCGGCACTCCCTGCTCATGAAGCAGGCGGTACGTTTGCTGGAGGATGGTATCATTCATTTTGGCTGCTGCCGCCTGATATTCGTAGGAAGCAACAACCGGATAAAGAATATTTCCGTTCGGGAGATTGAGTCGATACGGATATACAGGAAGAGGTAGAGGATTGGTGTTCATGGAAACCCTCCTTCATGCGAGTTTCTCCCAATGTATGCATCCGCCTATTCC is a window from the Xylanibacillus composti genome containing:
- a CDS encoding DNA-methyltransferase, with the translated sequence MTLQPEEAARYASRLVRLHEPVTADAILDTTIQQDLFETLDYLPREFVDLLFIDPPYNISKSFNGKTFAKMDADQYTAWLDSWFSRLMPVLKPHASVYICGDWRSSHSIFEVASQYLHIQNRITWEREKGRGALTNWKNASEDIWFCTKSREYTFHVDRVKMKRKVLAPYRNAEGKPKDWEEQDSGNYRLTHPSNLWTDLTVPFWSMPENTDHPTQKPEKLVAKIILASSNEGDVVLDPFLGSGTTSVVAKKLGRRYIGIELDETYACLAEKRLDKADEDPAIQGYQDGVFWERNSLQEQGKEKKSRMKQADKPAASPDRTAVEANADGKRDKAETAQLELVIPEHIRDTD
- a CDS encoding DUF3298 and DUF4163 domain-containing protein; the encoded protein is MNTNPLPLPVYPYRLNLPNGNILYPVVASYEYQAAAAKMNDTILQQTYRLLHEQGVPSNPQAESTGYYEVKTNERNVLSLSLFNYTFSGGAHGLTLQKSLTFDAETGRPYTLAELFKPNSGFEEKLTEMVRAQIRERDVPLLTDPPIVRPDADYYIADKALVIYYQVYEIAPYVYQFPYFPISVYSVQDMILEDGPLGRMIY
- a CDS encoding DEAD/DEAH box helicase, producing the protein MQETLFQWFADRFGKPTAMQREAWRAIERGSHTLIAAPTGSGKTLAAFFPCLKRIVEGKAKPDGRRGVRVLYVTPLKALNNDVYEHIVGFAAEWRSRLSPAVADQYAVHAAVRTGDTPQSTRASILRQPPDVLVTTPESLYLMLTSPKAREVLRTVHAVIVDEIHALAASSRGAHLSLSLERLAALAEQPLQRIGVSATQKPVDRVARFLSGWEQRGEPRPVEVVESREEKPLHVQVTVPDRTVPLGSGGRDAAWQPLLHVLAAQMEGARSVIVFVNSRRLAERLTLRLNDFFGGEIARSHHGSVSREKRLEAERLLREGNLRCIVATSSLELGIDIGYIDKVIQLDSPGEAAAGIQRIGRAGHAVQGESRGVIVARMPGQLAESAVLGRLIRGREIEDIHIPRQLPDVLCQQIIAMVAVESMPVDELIRRIDRSDSYTGMPREELERWLRLLSGYYPFVKPLLHWHREPGLLEPTAKTGPAAIMGAGTIPRSANYAVVHSESRQRIGDLDEEYVQESRPGDVFQLGAQAWMIRRMDPDRIWVTEVRNPYSEIPFWRSEAAGRSFKLGTRIGCFHEEFIARLKQDVKAAENWLAGEYSMEPQAAEQLTSLFVRQLDVCPVPTNERIVLEHFRDVDGKMHIVLHTVWGLRVNRAWMMAVEQLLKQVSSSGVYANAKNNGVEIVFPEWDSSWLSQLWKVNAGNAESLLREALAGSAMFAVAFRRMAETSLLLSRGYSRVPMWRQRLRSEELLKEALPYADDFPLLEEALRHCMLEWGDLPRLLEVLRRMEEGYLQVDVVETEMPSPFASQFLADYINTRIYEADAFGPELQAQLLHVQREAAAHWLGTDTWRNTVPAEALEEVRGHLEQEARAIDNEEAVYQLLKKRGDLSDRELLQAIRSSWRQTSPVEQQQESFPGEQDAPASFPDLAPDEGQVQEWVRQLKRQKRIMLQPYGQEQRWICCDEQHDYANLAASPRAQLLVLTRFMDHRLSFTKAEISRRYQLEPVLVEQWLAAQVEQGRVEAAPFADVEESTGEPDHWLSAKVASRLLRVSLHHIRRNTKPLPPEAWCAYLMHEHGLLPGRQAAGSAGLLQAIRRLQGLFFPLSQWESLIFPSRLRGYRKRDLDELCASGEIIWMGRKEPQAREGSIAFFLREDEELYRPFLRRNGETNQPELLQLLRTRGASFLTELARARGQAPSDTLSALMDLVWEGHVSNDQFAPLRLQSARRGSGFARAGSGQGRWFALLTKGDSESIADREQAAEPLSPAPPAQTSVAANSGKAATAANLTSASEWALHLLRQFGIVSREIASFAPYSWDSLQGIYRQLEEWGHAVRGFFIEGAESLQWMSKETAEQLGKRSPIVKTSHPDDDAVSLRMLVPLNRADQKDAEAEASARRKPTGEMWVLSAVDPVNPYGIWLPWPQKEGIAFSRKNGHYLLFRDGRWAIWIEQAGKKISHLEPWTGEQEEVRQFKQALQQMMHTRGMKKIRIETWNGVPAAECEAAEILQRQGAERDQSALVFWPSSF